The following are encoded together in the Bombus fervidus isolate BK054 chromosome 10, iyBomFerv1, whole genome shotgun sequence genome:
- the LOC139991403 gene encoding uncharacterized protein: protein MLTAKVKEYGKVKTRRTWELFRATDFESLMYPCFCICWLLGYFPYKYQPPVYSLSKQRFAFSTSMMFILVFLLLFIIYEINIGTRINYCIPELIHANMYVFLDGLVIVVMYLLTDARLSVIQNLSRTSCILSTKDFKDLSKMIHTKDILSFLFLAIHLPNCFKHSIFVTVRNLTNIYIMMANFSMDIFYINCVCILKDCFKKMDESIRQLKKIRINDNMSSQTFMHHEQLNTLVVMKLKNLEEKHLEISDGVELLNNTFMIRITVAAITTFVVVTFDIYFYIIYSYSEFPENNKFWYKAYVMPAVFYFIKFWMMIWACETATNRARKMRTTLWDVFSATNDPFVKREVELFSLQIMHTANIFTAKTFDMNSSFLAKIVGGIIMYILILFQFLLNYVVCTLHM, encoded by the exons ATGTTAACGGCAAAAGTCAAGGAATATGGAAAAGTGAAGACACGTAGGACATGGGAGTTATTTAGGGCGACAGACTTCGAATCGTTGATGTACCCTTGCTTTTGCATCTGCTGGCTACTCGGATATTTTCCTTACAAGTATCAACCACCAGTATACTCACTTTCGAAGCAACGTTTTGCCTTCTCCACGTCTATGATGTTCATCTTAGTATTCTTGTTGCTTTTCATAATTTACGAAATCAACATTGGCACGAGAATAAACTACTGCATACCAGAGTTGATTCACGCGAACATGTACGTGTTCTTAGATGGGCTCGTGATCGTGGTGATGTATTTGTTAACTGACGCTCGATTATCGGTGATCCAAAATCTGTCAAGAACCAGCTGCATATTGTCTACAAAGGATTTCAAAGATTTATCTAAAATGATTCACACCAAGGACATTTTAAGTTTTTTATTTCTGGCCATCCATCTACCAAACTGTTTTAAGCACAGCATTTTTGTGACAGTACGGAATCTTaccaatatatacataatgatGGCCAACTTTTCCATGGACATATTCTACATAAATTGCGTGTGCATTTTGAAAGATTGCTTCAAGAAAATGGATGAATCTATACGACAACTGAAGAAGATCCGAATCAATGATAATATGTCGTCGCAGACGTTTATGCATCATGAGCAGCTAAATACATTGGTGGTGATGAAGCTGAAGAATTTAGAGGAAAAACACTTGGAAATCAGCGATGGGGTGGAATTGCTGAACAATACGTTTATGATACGTATTACAGTCGCAGCTATTACGACGTTCGTCGTGGTCACTttcgatatatatttctatataatttattcatacaGTGAATTTCCTGAAAACAACAAGTTCTGGTACAAAGCGTATGTCATGCCAGccgttttctattttatcaaGTTTTGGATGATGATTTGGGCGTGCGAAACAGCGACGAATCGAGCGAGAAAAATGAGGACGACACTTTGGGATGTTTTCAGTGCTACAAACGATCCATTCGTGAAACGCGAG GTGGAGCTTTTTTCTCTGCAAATAATGCACACGGCAAACATATTCACAGCAAAGACATTCGACATGAATTCATCATTTTTGGCAAAG ATCGTCGGTGGTATCATAATGTACATCTTGATcctgtttcaatttttattaaactacGTTGTGTGCACTCTTCATATGTAA
- the LOC139991656 gene encoding uncharacterized protein: MIRAIDGISNVSRILSSETCRKVVKKIFIKDILILLPPIFCIPYNFLYVPYIFCYTCWYTLIGVIALTSLYTNNVYVLNVCFKYINDSLVEVKEIIVNDEPHLLRRVYHMQKNPILLSKLRTLKKQHLEMSEVVQLLNSTCSIQIEAMLTIMLIYIIFTMYCYLSLHKEMAEVKSQTFILSFVIYYIVHIIITVSIVEITRDQMQKIGRNVHRILVHTSDEQVTTELQLFSLQVLQKGNAFVMKGLVIDATLLTKVIGNWTKRNEIFLSTFFTDGVRHHHFFVNISAVFTCRVLLMRSFN, translated from the exons ATGATCCGAGCGATCGATGGTATTTCGAACGTTTCTCGTATACTGTCATCAGAAACTTGTCGTAAAGTggttaaaaagatttttataaaagacaTCTTAATCCTGTTACCACCAATCTTCTGCATTCCATACAACTTTCTTTATGTAccttatattttttgttacacTTGTTGGTATACTTTAATCGGTGTTATAGCATTAACTAGCTTGTACACGAACAACGTATACGTGCTAAATGTATGctttaaatacataaacgaTTCTTTAGTGGAAGTGAAGGAAATTATAGTCAATGATGAGCCTCATCTACTCAGAAGAGTCTATCACATGCAGAAGAATCCTATATTGTTGTCGAAGTTGAGGACTCTGAAAAAGCAACATCTCGAGATGAGCGAAGTCGTTCAGCTACTGAATAGCACGTGTAGCATACAAATCGAAGCCATGTTAACAATAATGCTCATCTATATTATATTCACTATGTACTGTTATTTATCTCTGCACAAAGAAATGGCCGAGGTGAAATCGCAAACTTTTATTCTTAGCTTCGTGATTTATTACATCGTACATATAATTATCACAGTTTCGATAGTTGAAATTACCAGGGATCAAATGCAGAAAATTGGCCGCAACGTTCATCGAATTCTTGTACATACTTCCGACGAGCAGGTGACGACGGAG TTGCAGTTGTTCTCGTTGCAAGTGCTGCAAAAAGGTAACGCGTTCGTGATGAAGGGACTCGTAATAGATGCAACCCTTTTGACAAAGGTAATAGGAAATTGGACCAAaaggaatgaaatatttttatcaacatTTTTTACAGATGGCGTGCGGCATCACCacttttttgttaatattagtGCAGTTTTTACTTGTCGAGTCTTGTTGATGAGAAGCTTCAATTAG
- the Smc5 gene encoding structural maintenance of chromosomes 5: protein MSNNDIDKGIITYIYLENFVTYDKVCVKPGRNLNVIIGPNGTGKSTIVCAIVLGLGGKPTTIGRATHVTDYIKRGCEEAEIEIHLKNGKSNDIVIRRIFNKSGKSFWFLDNRQTGIKEIQELTASLNIQVDNLCQFLPQDKVQDFSKMNAQELLENTERSVCSPIIVERHKNLIQYRIDHKNLEKQIESKKKLLESKTQIYDSLKESVSSIKEKKLIKEKILHLKQKKAWILYEQKRKELVKLKDMKDAAQAEVAHLEAEIKPVNDAIAGMKSEIQSLQTCLLDHKNKIRIKDMKLKKMIDNIVDYENNVKDCENSCKQRIQIEEARDHDIDIAQKQKKKLDNDLLLMLNDIESEEILMKQRQEIISAIEKKRNIINMLVSQASESKQKEDQLNLEIASHEAELQALNIEAKRLQLLRERSVDTYKAVQWLRENRNKFSNMIHEPILLNINVKEASYAKYLENIIPFRDMIAFVCEDKQDMNMLLHYLRDEQNLQINVVHSDPAKDVSMNPIVPLQHIKQFGFTHYLVSLIEAPSTIMKYLVSMYNLNNIPIGKNQVDDNIDRIPNDIRCYFSQNNVYMVNRSKYTGEKSIGMQPVSGTGMLSIVLDRSKMLNIEEKLKVLREKKNKESNKVKQLDEQVHEQNKMLDKIKAIRNKYQQDLQQVQTLRSKIYIVEKKVVDLQNGRTTVEEIKKSSTKEIKKIMEKQIKMYKAYNTELVESVKCIMDSETTDYVLTLRNRFLRVKINNSHDLRERLKGAEDKVKQLCQELQPLKYEVQRIFNQALQITNGISASDSAFAPIKKIFNKLPPTIEEINNELNIAQAKMFCMGNNIDGENILQEYEQVEQNINELKDLIQSKTQELQKTTQNIESLRKEWLTSLSQTIEKINSNFSMYFSAMDCAGEVVLAQPENHMEFDQYGLKIRVKFRNTDQLQELTRYHQSGGERAVTTAIYMIALQELSRVPFRCVDEINQGMDAVNERRVFNLLVKMTGRANSSQYFLLTPKLLPDLQYSETVTVHCVFNGAFMINHTEFDTEKYCEFIVRAIEYTDDD from the exons ATGAGTAATAACGATATTGATAAAGGAAtaattacttatatttatttagaaaattttgt GACTTATGATAAAGTTTGTGTAAAACCTGGTAGGAACTTAAATGTTATTATTGGCCCTAATGGCACTGGTAAATCGACAATTGTTTGTGCGATTGTACTTGGATTGGGAGGTAAACCTACCACCATTGGTCGAGCCACTCATGTCACGGATTATATAAAAAGAGGATGTGAAGAAGCAGAGATTGAAATTCAtcttaaaaatggaaaaagcaacgatattgttattcgaagaatatttaacaaatccGGGAAATCTTTCTGGTTTCTTGATAATAGACAAACGGGTATTAAAGAAATACAGGAACTAACAGCAAGTCTTAACATACAG GTAGATAATCTTTGCCAATTCCTCCCTCAAGATAAAGTACAAGATTTTTCAAAGATGAATGCACAAGAATTGTTAGAAAATACAGAGAGATCTGTTTGTAGTCCCATTATAGTCGAACGTCACAAAAACTTGATACAATATAGGATAGACCATAAGAATTTAGAGAAACAAATTGAAAGTAAGAAAAAGTTGCTAGAATCGAAAACTCAGATTTACGATAGTTTAAAAGAAAGTGTCAGtagtataaaagaaaagaaattaataaaggagaaaattttacatttgaaaCAGAAGAAAGCATGGATACTATATGAACAAAAACGTAAAGAACTAGTTAAG TTAAAAGACATGAAGGATGCTGCACAAGCTGAAGTGGCACATTTAGAAGCGGAAATAAAGCCTGTTAATGATGCAATAGCAGGAATGAAGTCAGAAATTCAATCGCTTCAAACTTGTCTTTTAGACCAT aaaaataaaatcaggATCAAAGATATGAAACTGAAGAAAATGATAGACAATATTGTAGACTatgaaaataatgttaaagACTGCGAAAATTCATGCAAGCAAAGAATTCAAATAGAAGAGGCTCGAGATCACGACATTGATATTGCgcagaaacaaaaaaaaaaacttgatAACGATTTATTGCTAATGTTAAATGATATTGAATCTG aggaaattttaatgaaacagcGCCAAGAAATAATATCCGccatagaaaagaaaaggaatatcATTAATATGTTAGTAAGCCAAGCTTCAGAAtcaaaacaaaaagaagacCAGCTAAACCTTGAAATTgcat cTCATGAAGCAGAACTACAAGCTCTTAATATTGAAGCAAAACGATTACAATTGTTAAGAGAGAGAAGTGTTGATACATATAAAGCAGTGCAGTGGCTAAGGGAAAAtcgtaacaaattttcaaatatgatACATGAACCTATATTACTTAACATAAACGTGAAGGAAGCTTCTTACGCGAAGtatttggaaaatatcatTCCATTTCGGGACATGATAGCATTTGTTTGTGAAGATAAACAAGATATGAACATGTTGTTGCATTACTTAAGGGACGAGCagaatttacaaataaacGTTGTACATTCCGATCCTGCGAAAGATGTTTCTATGAATCCAATTGTTCCATTGCAACACATTAAACAATTTGGCTTTACTCATTACTTAGTATCGCTGATTGAAGCTCCGAGCACGATCATGAAATATTTAGTGtctatgtataatttaaacaatatacCCATAGGAAAAAATCAAGTTGATGATAACATCGATCGTATacctaacgatatacgttgttactTTAGTC aaaataatgtatatatggTAAATAGATCTAAGTACACTGGAGAAAAGTCTATCGGAATGCAACCAGTATCGGGTACAGGAATGTTATCTATTGTGTTAGATAGatcaaaaatgttaaacattGAAGAAAA ATTGAAAGTATtacgagagaagaaaaacaagGAAAGTAATAAAGTTAAACAGCTTGATGAGCAAGTACatgaacaaaataaaatgttagataaaataaaagctaTCAGAAACAAATATCAGCAAGATCTTCAACAAGTACAAACTCTGAgatctaaaatatatatagtggAGAAAAAAGTTGTAGATTTACAAAATGGGAGAACCACtgttgaagaaataaaaaaatcttctactaaagaaataaag AAAATTATGGAGaagcaaataaaaatgtataaggCATACAATACTGAATTAGTAGAGTCTGTTAAATGCATTATGGACAGTGAGACAACCGACTATGTATTAACATTGCGTAATCGATTTTTAAGAGTGAAAATAAACAATTCTCATGATTTGAGAGAGCGACTCAAGGGAGCAGAAGATAAAGTGAAGCAATTATGCCAGGAATTACAACCTCTGAAGTACGAAGtacaaagaatttttaatcaagCATTGCAAATTACCAATGGTATCAGTGCCTCGGACAGTGCGTTTGCACccataaaaaagatattcaataaATTGCCGCCGACCATAGaggaaattaataatgaattgAATATCGCGCAAgcaaaaatgttttgtatGGGAAATAATATAGACGGAGAAAAT ATATTACAAGAATATGAGCAAGTAGaacaaaatataaacgaattaaaagatttGATTCAGAGTAAAACACAAGAATTACAAAAAACTACACAAAATATAGAATCGTTACGAAAAGAATGGTTAACGTCTTTATCACAAAccattgaaaaaattaattctaatttcaGTATGTATTTCTCAGCAATGGATTGTGCTGGTGAGGTTGTGTTGGCACAACCGGAGAATCAT ATGGAATTTGATCAGTATGGTCTCAAGATTAGGGTAAAATTCAGAAATACCGACCAATTACAAGAATTAACAAGATATCATCAAAGTGGTGGAGAAAGAGCTGTAACCACTGCTATTTATATGATTGCACTTCAGGAATTGTCAAGAGTACCATTTCGCTGTGTTGATGAAATTAATCAG GGCATGGATGCTGTGAATGAAAGAAGAGTATTTAATTTGCTTGTGAAAATGACTGGACGAGCAAATAGTTCTCAGTATTTTTTACTCACACCAAAG tTACTACCGGATTTACAATATTCAGAGACAGTGACAGTCCATTGTGTGTTCAATGGAGCGTTCATGATCAATCATACAGAATTTGATACAGAAAAGTATTGTGAGTTCATTGTTAGGGCAATAGAATATACGGATGAcgattaa
- the LOC139991655 gene encoding uncharacterized protein — MQKNPILLSKLRTLKKQHLEMCEVVHLFNSTCSMQIEAMLTIIFIDITFNICKYLIVHEEMAEVKSQTFILSFVIYYIVHIIITVSIVEITRDQMQKIGRNVHRILVHTSDEQVTTEVRLELFSLQVLQKGNTFVMKGLVIDATLLTKVIGN; from the exons ATGCAGAAGAATCCTATATTGTTGTCGAAGTTGAGGACTCTGAAAAAGCAACATCTAGAGATGTGCGAAGTCGTTCATCTATTCAATAGCACCTGTAGCATGCAAATCGAAGCCATGTtaacaataatattcattGACATTACATtcaatatttgcaaatatttaatagtgCACGAAGAAATGGCCGAGGTGAAATCGCAAACTTTTATTCTTAGCTTCGTGATTTATTACATCGTACATATAATTATCACAGTTTCGATAGTTGAAATTACCAGGGATCAAATGCAGAAAATTGGCCGCAACGTTCATCGAATTCTTGTACATACTTCCGACGAGCAGGTGACGACGGAGGTAAGA TTGGAGTTGTTCTCGTTGCAAGTGCTGCAAAAAGGTAACACGTTCGTGATGAAGGGGCTCGTTATAGATGCAACCCTTTTGACAAAGGTAATAGGAAATTGA
- the LOC141445838 gene encoding uncharacterized protein: MRGKSKKKMAKNNGKNEKKGRNGKHSKNNGGKNKGTKRSRKSGGRAKFTMDIFNEEVMENAYYTCHNIMDVLKCRGFPWPEAQKKKKKKKKGRK, encoded by the coding sequence ATGCGAGGAaagagtaaaaagaaaatggcCAAAAATAATGGCAAGAATGAAAAGAAGGGTAGAAACGGCAAGCACAGCAAGAACAATGGTGGTAAAAATAAGGGAACAAAAAGATCAAGAAAGAGTGGAGGAAGAGCAAAATTTACTATGGATATCTTTAATGAAGAGGTCATGGAAAATGCTTATTATACTTGCCATAATATTATGGATGTATTGAAGTGTAGAGGATTCCCTTGGCCCGAAGcacaaaagaagaagaagaagaagaagaaggggaGGAAGTGA